Proteins from a genomic interval of Cupriavidus sp. WKF15:
- a CDS encoding flavin reductase family protein: MMPALALLPYATEASNDSGLAEVADTGHGEDAGHTMRRALRRALGQFATGVAVVTATGSDGRPVGVTINSLASVSLSPPLLLWSLALGSGSLAAFRAAPCHAINVLAHTQQALCERFATSGIDRFQGVSLTPGPCGTALIDNALACFVCRPRSARKVGDHVLFIVEIVSYRMNRGEPLVFHAGGFAGISAACPQ, translated from the coding sequence ATGATGCCCGCGCTCGCGCTGCTGCCGTATGCCACCGAGGCAAGCAACGACAGCGGCCTGGCAGAGGTGGCCGATACCGGCCACGGCGAGGACGCAGGGCACACCATGCGCCGTGCCCTGCGCCGTGCGCTGGGACAGTTCGCCACCGGCGTGGCGGTGGTCACGGCAACCGGGTCCGATGGCAGGCCCGTTGGCGTCACCATCAATTCCCTGGCCTCGGTGTCGCTGTCGCCGCCGTTGCTGCTCTGGAGCCTGGCGCTCGGTTCCGGCAGCCTGGCCGCGTTCCGCGCCGCGCCTTGCCATGCGATCAACGTGCTGGCACACACGCAGCAGGCCTTGTGCGAACGCTTTGCCACCAGCGGCATCGACCGCTTCCAGGGCGTGTCGCTCACGCCCGGACCATGCGGTACGGCACTGATCGACAACGCGCTGGCCTGCTTCGTGTGCCGCCCGCGCAGCGCGCGCAAGGTCGGCGATCACGTCCTGTTCATTGTGGAGATCGTGTCCTACCGCATGAACCGGGGCGAGCCACTGGTGTTCCACGCCGGGGGCTTTGCGGGAATCAGCGCGGCTTGTCCGCAATGA
- a CDS encoding ABC transporter ATP-binding protein, with protein sequence MNPGNKTPILEATGIVKQYGKFMALGGVDLRVMSGTIHSVIGPNGAGKTTLFHMLTGTKAVSAGRIVFDGKDVTGETDYQRVQRGIARSFQVTSLFPNLAVRENLRLAALGTSPRKAMNGWRLPAGDLACADVVDQVLERLELSRVADNPAGVLSHGQQRRLEVGMAIAARPRAIFLDEPTSGMGVDDLGAMKRLIRGLAQDHTVVLIEHNMDIVMDISDTVTVMQQGKVLMEGAPAVVRSDPRVRAAYLGNMITGGKG encoded by the coding sequence ATGAACCCCGGAAATAAAACGCCCATTCTCGAAGCTACCGGCATCGTCAAGCAATATGGCAAGTTCATGGCCCTGGGCGGCGTCGACCTGCGCGTGATGTCCGGCACGATCCATTCGGTCATCGGCCCGAACGGCGCCGGCAAGACCACGCTGTTCCACATGCTGACCGGCACCAAGGCAGTCAGCGCCGGTCGCATCGTGTTCGACGGCAAGGACGTCACCGGCGAAACCGACTACCAGCGGGTCCAGCGCGGCATCGCCCGTTCGTTCCAGGTGACCAGTCTGTTCCCGAACCTGGCCGTGCGCGAGAACCTGCGCCTGGCCGCGCTGGGCACGTCGCCGCGCAAGGCGATGAACGGGTGGCGCCTGCCGGCCGGCGATCTGGCCTGCGCCGACGTCGTCGACCAGGTGCTGGAGCGGCTGGAGTTGAGCCGGGTCGCCGACAACCCAGCGGGCGTGCTTTCGCACGGCCAGCAGCGGCGCCTGGAAGTCGGCATGGCGATTGCGGCGCGGCCGCGCGCGATTTTCCTGGACGAGCCGACTTCGGGCATGGGCGTCGACGACCTCGGCGCGATGAAGCGTTTGATCCGCGGACTCGCGCAGGACCACACCGTGGTCCTGATCGAACACAACATGGACATCGTAATGGACATCTCCGACACCGTCACCGTGATGCAGCAAGGCAAGGTGCTGATGGAAGGCGCGCCCGCGGTCGTGCGCAGCGACCCGCGCGTGCGTGCCGCCTATCTCGGCAACATGATTACCGGAGGCAAGGGATGA
- a CDS encoding ABC transporter substrate-binding protein, whose protein sequence is MNRRDLLKLAALSAVPTSLIHARSAFAAGEALEFGCPVPMSGAFAANGKFADLGMRLALEQYGQVLGRPLKYSVLDTEGKPATAVRKVQELAQQKSARYFAGGILSSESLAMGKEAEKFGGVFVTTAGADEITGKDCNRATFRWSVPTFGAIERTVRPLIESMPKAKRWYTITPQYVFGEGLLSAAKTIFKEKGIEHVGNSYHALTEKEFSGYLTNALAAKPDVLLILNFGSQSADTLRQAVSFGMKKNTTILLAWASGLEQFESLGADLCEGVYFGAQYWHGVDTPLNRELVKRSQDKFKANPNYSLAGSYICTKILVDGMIKAGSADPKAVVAALEGMKYEGLTGPEEIRAADHQVLKNYYLLKGKARSRMKDKDDYADVVSVGKAFLPVDQTQCKMA, encoded by the coding sequence TTGAATCGTCGTGACCTGCTGAAACTGGCGGCGCTGTCTGCCGTCCCCACTTCCCTGATCCATGCCCGCAGCGCCTTTGCCGCCGGCGAGGCCCTGGAGTTCGGCTGCCCCGTCCCCATGTCCGGAGCCTTTGCCGCCAACGGGAAATTCGCGGACCTGGGCATGCGTCTGGCCCTGGAGCAGTACGGCCAGGTGCTGGGCCGGCCGCTGAAGTACAGCGTGCTCGATACCGAAGGCAAGCCTGCCACCGCAGTGCGCAAGGTGCAGGAACTGGCCCAGCAGAAGTCCGCGCGCTACTTTGCCGGCGGCATCCTGTCGTCCGAGTCGCTCGCCATGGGCAAGGAGGCCGAGAAGTTCGGCGGCGTGTTCGTGACCACGGCCGGCGCGGACGAGATCACGGGCAAGGACTGCAACCGCGCCACGTTCCGCTGGTCGGTACCGACCTTCGGCGCGATCGAGCGCACCGTGCGGCCGCTGATCGAGTCGATGCCGAAGGCCAAGCGCTGGTACACGATCACGCCGCAATACGTGTTTGGCGAGGGCCTGTTATCGGCGGCGAAGACGATCTTCAAGGAAAAAGGCATCGAGCATGTCGGCAACAGCTACCACGCGCTGACCGAGAAGGAGTTCAGCGGCTATCTCACCAATGCGCTGGCGGCCAAGCCGGACGTCCTGCTGATCCTGAACTTCGGTTCGCAGTCCGCCGACACGCTGCGCCAGGCCGTCAGCTTCGGCATGAAGAAGAACACCACCATCCTGCTGGCGTGGGCGTCGGGCCTGGAGCAGTTTGAGTCGCTCGGCGCCGACCTGTGCGAGGGCGTCTACTTCGGCGCGCAGTACTGGCACGGCGTGGATACCCCGCTGAACCGCGAGCTGGTCAAGCGCAGCCAAGACAAGTTCAAGGCCAATCCCAACTACAGCCTGGCGGGCTCGTACATCTGCACCAAGATCCTGGTGGACGGCATGATCAAGGCCGGCAGCGCCGATCCGAAGGCCGTGGTCGCGGCGCTCGAAGGCATGAAGTACGAGGGCCTGACCGGTCCCGAGGAAATCCGCGCCGCCGACCACCAGGTGCTGAAGAACTACTACCTGCTCAAGGGCAAGGCCAGGTCGCGCATGAAGGACAAGGACGACTACGCCGACGTCGTCAGCGTCGGCAAGGCCTTCCTGCCGGTCGACCAGACCCAGTGCAAGATGGCCTGA
- a CDS encoding DMT family transporter, with product MTHARVVLLTAVTMLAFAGNSILCRLALKGTAIDAASFTLARVVSAAAALWLILLVRHGPRRVAVGGNWPSALALFAYAAAFSYAYLHLSAGTGALLLFGAVQATMTGYGLYAGERLRAWQWLGLALALGGLAWLVLPGLSAPPPGSSLLMVVAGIAWGIYSLRGRGAADAIAATTGNFARAMPPALVLALLMHAQRRLDGAGLACALVSGALTSGLGYVVWYAVVPQLRAATAATVQLSVPVIAAAGGLALLGEAMTLRLAVSAAAVLGGIALVIADKPR from the coding sequence ATGACGCACGCTCGCGTCGTCCTGCTGACGGCTGTCACCATGCTGGCCTTTGCCGGCAATTCGATCCTGTGCCGGCTCGCGCTCAAGGGCACGGCGATCGACGCGGCCAGCTTCACGCTGGCCCGGGTCGTCAGCGCGGCGGCGGCCTTGTGGCTGATCCTGCTGGTCCGCCATGGCCCGCGCCGGGTGGCGGTTGGCGGCAACTGGCCGTCGGCACTGGCGCTGTTCGCCTATGCGGCAGCGTTCTCGTACGCATACCTCCACCTTTCCGCCGGGACAGGCGCGCTGCTGCTGTTCGGCGCCGTGCAGGCAACCATGACCGGCTATGGCCTGTACGCCGGCGAGCGCCTGCGCGCCTGGCAATGGCTGGGGCTCGCGCTGGCGCTCGGCGGACTGGCGTGGCTCGTGCTGCCGGGGCTGTCGGCGCCGCCGCCGGGCTCATCGTTGCTGATGGTCGTGGCCGGCATCGCCTGGGGCATCTATTCGCTGCGCGGCAGGGGGGCAGCCGATGCCATTGCCGCCACCACCGGGAACTTCGCCCGCGCCATGCCGCCGGCGCTTGTGCTGGCCTTGCTGATGCACGCGCAGCGCCGCCTCGACGGCGCCGGGCTGGCGTGTGCGCTGGTGTCCGGCGCCCTCACCTCCGGACTGGGCTACGTGGTCTGGTATGCGGTCGTGCCGCAGCTGCGTGCCGCCACCGCCGCGACCGTCCAGCTCAGCGTGCCGGTGATCGCGGCGGCGGGTGGCCTGGCGTTGCTCGGCGAAGCCATGACCTTGCGGCTGGCCGTCAGCGCTGCCGCCGTGCTCGGCGGCATTGCGCTGGTCATTGCGGACAAGCCGCGCTGA
- a CDS encoding branched-chain amino acid ABC transporter permease, translating into MAMDKQGLVRYRFWWLALGVTLLLPLTMRSGTLATEVLVYAMAAMACNLLLGYTGLLSFGQGIFFGLGSYAVGLALTRAGLPMPLALLLAIVIGAAAAALVGWFAIRQRGTYFVMLTLAFAQMFYFLAYTAPGITGGDNGLLDIPRPPLSVAGHDLVSLASPWQFYGFVAVVFLAVFFLVLRVTESVLGRTLLAIRDNEERALAVGYNIKAFKLLAFMVSGAVTGLAGALHAMLTGIAPLTNIDYHASEMILVMTVIGGTSNIFASVLGAAFYVLLADWLSTLWPRWLMLLGFLLIAVSLFMQRGLWGLGASVWNRLRGVRRAPVTQEERA; encoded by the coding sequence ATGGCAATGGATAAACAAGGGCTCGTGCGTTACCGCTTCTGGTGGCTGGCACTCGGCGTCACGCTGCTGCTGCCGTTGACGATGCGCTCCGGCACGCTTGCCACCGAAGTGCTGGTCTATGCGATGGCGGCCATGGCGTGCAACCTGCTGCTCGGCTACACCGGCCTGCTGTCGTTCGGCCAGGGCATCTTCTTCGGCCTGGGCAGCTATGCGGTGGGGCTGGCGCTGACGCGCGCCGGACTGCCGATGCCGCTGGCGTTGCTGCTGGCGATCGTGATCGGCGCGGCCGCCGCCGCGCTGGTCGGCTGGTTCGCGATCCGGCAGCGCGGCACGTACTTCGTGATGCTGACGCTGGCGTTCGCGCAGATGTTCTACTTCCTGGCCTACACCGCGCCCGGCATTACCGGCGGCGACAACGGCCTGCTGGATATCCCGCGTCCGCCGCTGTCGGTGGCCGGTCACGACCTGGTCTCGCTGGCCTCGCCGTGGCAGTTCTATGGCTTTGTCGCGGTGGTGTTCCTGGCTGTGTTCTTCCTGGTGCTGCGCGTGACCGAGTCCGTGCTCGGCCGCACGCTGCTGGCGATCCGCGACAACGAGGAGCGCGCGCTCGCGGTCGGCTACAACATCAAGGCGTTCAAGCTGCTGGCCTTCATGGTCTCCGGCGCGGTCACCGGGCTGGCCGGCGCGCTGCACGCCATGCTGACCGGCATCGCGCCGCTGACCAATATCGACTATCACGCCAGCGAGATGATCCTGGTGATGACCGTGATCGGCGGCACCAGCAACATCTTTGCCTCTGTGCTCGGCGCCGCCTTCTATGTGCTGCTGGCGGACTGGCTGTCCACGCTCTGGCCGCGCTGGCTGATGCTGCTCGGCTTCCTGCTGATCGCGGTCAGCCTGTTCATGCAGCGCGGGCTGTGGGGGCTGGGCGCCTCGGTGTGGAATCGTCTGCGCGGCGTGCGCCGCGCTCCCGTCACGCAGGAGGAACGCGCATGA
- a CDS encoding LysR family transcriptional regulator, protein MNAQVSGPRSRKSRALLGQLSDMDLRLLRVFKAVVECGGMAAAELELNIGISTISRHVKDLETRLGLTLCRRGRAGFTLTPEGQGIYEETLRLLASVEAFRSSVDDIHSRMGGELHVAVFDKTATNPQARLGDAIARFCEAAPDVSLNLHVATIGAVERGVMEGRFHVGIIPVHRSSRSLAYTELFDETMLLYCGARHPLFGKPTGKLSWAQLRAYPFAGLGYHSPNMELSHRAKLLRKATGFDQESIATLILSGQFLGFLPDHYAAYFESQKLMQAIEPGRFQYACRFVSLLRRSPEPSRVALLFEQCLQEAHGKA, encoded by the coding sequence ATGAATGCGCAAGTATCCGGGCCACGCTCCCGGAAGAGCCGTGCCCTGCTCGGGCAGTTGAGCGACATGGACCTGCGGCTGCTGCGCGTCTTCAAGGCGGTGGTCGAATGCGGCGGCATGGCCGCGGCGGAACTGGAACTGAATATCGGCATCTCGACGATCAGCCGCCACGTCAAGGACCTGGAGACCCGGCTGGGCCTGACGCTTTGCCGCCGGGGCCGCGCCGGCTTCACGCTGACGCCGGAGGGCCAGGGCATCTACGAGGAAACGTTGCGGCTGCTGGCTTCGGTGGAAGCGTTCCGCAGCAGCGTTGACGACATCCACAGCCGCATGGGCGGCGAACTGCACGTGGCCGTGTTCGACAAGACCGCCACCAACCCGCAAGCGCGGCTGGGCGATGCGATCGCGCGGTTCTGCGAAGCCGCGCCGGACGTCTCGCTGAACCTGCATGTGGCAACCATTGGCGCAGTGGAACGGGGCGTCATGGAAGGCCGTTTCCATGTGGGCATCATCCCCGTGCACCGCAGCTCGCGCAGCCTGGCCTATACCGAGCTGTTCGACGAGACCATGCTGCTCTACTGCGGCGCCCGCCATCCGCTGTTCGGCAAGCCAACCGGCAAGCTGTCGTGGGCCCAGCTGCGCGCGTATCCGTTTGCCGGGCTTGGCTATCACTCGCCCAATATGGAACTGAGCCATCGGGCCAAGCTGCTGCGCAAGGCGACCGGCTTCGACCAGGAGTCGATTGCCACACTGATCCTGTCCGGCCAGTTCCTGGGCTTCCTGCCCGATCACTACGCGGCGTATTTCGAAAGCCAGAAGCTGATGCAGGCCATCGAGCCCGGGCGCTTCCAGTATGCGTGCCGGTTCGTGAGCCTGCTGCGCCGCTCGCCGGAGCCGTCGCGCGTCGCGCTGCTGTTCGAGCAATGCCTGCAGGAGGCGCACGGCAAGGCGTGA
- a CDS encoding FCD domain-containing protein: MATFREGKTGAIEIRKQKRADLVAEELKRLITQRNLRPGDKLPHELKLQQMFSVSKSTIREALKSLEVQGLISVSTGPSGGGTIVEVPLDRTFQLMQNYLFFKDVGIADIYTVRRLLEPELAAGAVPHLTEDDFRALERTIDLCDPASAAAATPLLDQRQEDLTFHDILAAANPNPMLRFSCELINEMIRQLVVFGNDTPACEHEKFGAANVVFHKRIVEAARQRDAGTVRALMSAHMEECTHYVTRMNGRVHGRLVLDSEMPRRGRILPADDDETE, encoded by the coding sequence ATGGCGACGTTTCGGGAGGGCAAGACCGGCGCCATCGAGATCCGCAAGCAGAAGCGCGCGGACCTGGTGGCGGAAGAACTCAAGCGGCTGATTACCCAGCGCAACCTGCGCCCGGGCGACAAGCTGCCGCACGAGCTCAAGCTGCAGCAGATGTTCTCGGTCAGCAAGAGCACGATCCGCGAGGCGCTCAAATCGCTGGAGGTGCAGGGCCTGATCAGCGTCAGCACCGGGCCGTCGGGCGGGGGCACGATTGTCGAAGTGCCGCTGGACCGCACCTTCCAGCTGATGCAGAACTACCTGTTCTTCAAGGACGTCGGCATTGCCGACATCTATACCGTGCGCCGCCTGCTGGAACCCGAGCTGGCGGCCGGCGCGGTGCCGCACCTGACCGAGGACGACTTCAGGGCGCTGGAACGCACCATCGACCTGTGCGACCCGGCATCCGCCGCGGCCGCGACGCCGCTGCTCGACCAGCGCCAGGAAGACCTGACCTTCCACGACATCCTGGCGGCGGCCAATCCCAACCCGATGCTGCGGTTCTCCTGCGAGCTGATCAACGAGATGATTCGCCAGCTGGTGGTGTTCGGCAACGACACCCCCGCCTGCGAGCACGAGAAATTCGGCGCGGCCAACGTCGTCTTCCACAAGCGCATTGTCGAGGCAGCGCGCCAGCGCGACGCCGGGACGGTACGTGCGCTGATGTCGGCCCACATGGAAGAATGCACGCACTACGTCACGCGCATGAACGGCCGCGTGCATGGCCGCCTGGTGCTCGACTCCGAAATGCCGCGGCGCGGCCGCATCCTGCCGGCGGACGACGACGAGACCGAATGA
- a CDS encoding branched-chain amino acid ABC transporter permease has product MNVYLLQVINGVGIGMLYFLLAVGLSIVFGLLRFVNFAHGAFYALGAYLCFQALQIGLNFWVALVVAPIVIGALAWLTEKVMLRHVYAQPHEFHILVTVGLALAVQELIIVGWGPLGVDVPPPDALQGVVMWGDFIYPKYRLFVIGFTGLLAIGLWWLLEGTRLGSAVRAGSESTEMVSLLGINVFRLFSLMFALGAATAAIAGVLAAPIRGAEPFMGVEALGVAFIVVVVGGMGSFTGALVGGLLVGVVQSLMSTLWPEGARLMIYVAMAAVLLLRPHGLLGRG; this is encoded by the coding sequence ATGAACGTCTATCTGTTGCAGGTGATCAACGGCGTCGGGATCGGCATGCTCTACTTCCTGCTGGCGGTAGGGCTGTCGATCGTGTTCGGCTTGTTGCGCTTCGTCAATTTCGCCCATGGCGCGTTCTATGCGCTGGGCGCCTATCTCTGTTTCCAGGCGCTGCAGATCGGGCTGAACTTCTGGGTGGCGCTGGTCGTCGCGCCGATCGTGATCGGCGCGCTGGCCTGGCTCACCGAAAAGGTCATGCTGCGCCATGTCTATGCGCAGCCGCACGAGTTCCACATCCTGGTCACGGTCGGCCTGGCGCTGGCCGTGCAGGAACTCATCATCGTCGGCTGGGGTCCGCTCGGCGTCGACGTGCCGCCGCCGGACGCGCTGCAGGGTGTGGTGATGTGGGGCGACTTCATCTATCCCAAGTACCGCCTGTTCGTGATCGGCTTCACCGGGCTGCTGGCCATCGGCCTGTGGTGGCTGCTGGAAGGCACGCGCCTGGGCAGCGCGGTGCGCGCTGGCAGCGAATCCACCGAGATGGTGTCGCTGCTCGGCATCAATGTGTTCCGCCTGTTCAGCCTGATGTTCGCGCTGGGCGCCGCCACCGCGGCGATTGCCGGGGTGCTGGCCGCGCCGATCCGCGGCGCCGAACCCTTCATGGGGGTCGAGGCGCTGGGCGTGGCCTTCATCGTGGTCGTGGTGGGAGGCATGGGCAGCTTTACCGGGGCGCTGGTGGGCGGCCTGCTCGTCGGCGTCGTGCAGAGCCTGATGAGCACGCTGTGGCCGGAAGGCGCGCGGCTGATGATCTACGTCGCCATGGCCGCGGTGCTGCTGCTGCGTCCGCATGGCTTGCTGGGGAGGGGATGA
- a CDS encoding Zn-dependent hydrolase: MQAARTAAATAGARADLRVDGDRLWDTLMRLATIGATPKGGVCRLALTDLDRQGRDFFVAEAKAAGCAIRVDAIGNIFARRAGRDDTLPPVMTGSHIDTQPTGGKFDGNYGVFAGIEVLRTLDDAGIVTDAPLEVAVWTNEEGSRFVPVMMGSGAFIGEFALPDVLQQLDRDGISVGQALQSIGYAGPEPVGARPVGAYFEAHIEQGPVLEANDITIGVVTGALGQRWYDVVLTGMEAHAGPTPMHLRKDALLAASELVGMVNRIALDHPPHGRSTVGCLSVHPDSRNVIPGRVTMTVDLRAADDTVLSAMDTAFRAAAAALSARSGIAIDLQQVVYFPPQPFEARLVEAVRDGARRLGHSAMDVISGAGHDAVYLARVAPAAMIFVPCKDGISHNEIEDARPEHLEAGCNVLLHAMLDAATLP, from the coding sequence ATGCAAGCCGCCCGCACGGCAGCCGCCACTGCCGGTGCGCGGGCCGACCTGCGCGTCGACGGGGACCGCCTGTGGGACACGCTGATGCGCCTGGCCACCATCGGCGCCACGCCCAAGGGCGGTGTATGCCGCCTGGCGCTGACCGACCTGGACCGGCAGGGGCGCGACTTCTTCGTCGCCGAAGCCAAAGCCGCGGGATGCGCGATCCGGGTCGATGCCATCGGCAATATCTTCGCGCGTCGCGCCGGGCGCGACGACACGCTGCCGCCGGTCATGACCGGCAGCCATATCGACACGCAGCCGACCGGCGGCAAGTTCGACGGCAACTATGGCGTGTTCGCCGGCATCGAGGTGCTGCGCACGCTGGATGACGCCGGCATTGTCACCGATGCGCCGCTCGAGGTCGCGGTGTGGACCAACGAGGAGGGCTCGCGCTTTGTCCCGGTCATGATGGGCTCGGGCGCGTTCATCGGCGAATTCGCGCTGCCCGACGTGCTGCAGCAGCTTGACCGCGACGGTATCTCCGTCGGACAGGCGCTGCAGTCCATCGGCTATGCCGGACCGGAGCCGGTCGGCGCGCGCCCCGTGGGGGCATACTTTGAAGCCCATATCGAGCAGGGCCCGGTGCTGGAAGCGAACGACATCACCATCGGCGTAGTGACCGGTGCCCTCGGCCAGCGCTGGTACGACGTGGTGCTGACCGGCATGGAAGCGCATGCCGGGCCCACGCCGATGCACTTGCGCAAGGACGCGCTGCTGGCCGCATCGGAACTTGTCGGCATGGTCAACCGCATCGCGCTGGACCATCCGCCGCATGGGCGCAGCACCGTGGGCTGTCTGAGCGTGCATCCCGATTCGCGCAACGTGATTCCGGGCCGGGTCACGATGACGGTCGACCTGCGCGCCGCTGACGACACCGTGCTGTCCGCCATGGACACGGCGTTCCGTGCCGCCGCCGCGGCCCTGTCGGCACGCAGCGGTATCGCCATCGATCTGCAGCAGGTAGTGTATTTCCCGCCCCAGCCGTTCGAAGCCCGTCTGGTCGAAGCGGTACGGGACGGCGCACGCCGCCTCGGGCATTCCGCCATGGACGTGATCAGCGGTGCCGGGCACGACGCGGTCTACCTGGCCCGCGTCGCCCCGGCGGCGATGATCTTCGTGCCGTGCAAGGACGGCATCAGCCACAACGAAATCGAAGACGCACGGCCCGAGCACCTCGAAGCCGGCTGCAATGTGCTGCTGCACGCGATGCTCGATGCCGCCACGCTGCCCTGA
- a CDS encoding ABC transporter ATP-binding protein → MMLDVQDIHGYYDKSHVLQGVSLAVGEGEVVTLLGRNGAGKSTTLKAIAGVVRPRGGRVVFRGKDVAGMAPHRIAAEGLCLVPEHRGIFKLLTVEENLRLAARRDSPWQLQDIYRIFPRLRERRTNGGAQLSGGEQQMLAIGRAMMNHPRLLMLDEPVEGLAPVIVEEIVAQLKVIKAAGVPILLVEQNLEVCTQLADRHVIIEQGRVVYTGSNDAFRADEAVKDRYLGVGLAA, encoded by the coding sequence ATGATGCTCGACGTACAGGACATTCATGGCTATTACGACAAGAGCCATGTGCTGCAAGGCGTTTCGCTGGCGGTTGGCGAAGGCGAAGTGGTGACACTGCTCGGCCGCAACGGCGCCGGCAAGTCGACCACGCTCAAGGCCATCGCCGGCGTGGTCCGGCCCCGGGGCGGCCGCGTCGTCTTCCGCGGCAAGGATGTCGCCGGCATGGCGCCGCACCGGATCGCTGCAGAGGGGCTGTGCCTGGTGCCCGAACACCGCGGCATCTTCAAGCTGCTGACGGTCGAGGAAAACCTCAGGCTGGCCGCGCGCCGGGATTCGCCCTGGCAGTTGCAGGACATCTACCGCATCTTCCCGCGCCTGCGCGAGCGGCGCACCAATGGCGGCGCCCAGCTGTCCGGCGGCGAGCAGCAGATGCTGGCCATCGGCCGCGCCATGATGAACCATCCGCGCCTGCTGATGCTTGACGAGCCGGTCGAAGGCCTGGCGCCGGTGATCGTGGAAGAGATCGTCGCGCAGCTCAAGGTCATCAAGGCGGCCGGCGTGCCGATCCTGCTGGTGGAGCAGAACCTGGAGGTGTGCACGCAGCTGGCCGACCGCCACGTGATCATCGAACAGGGCAGGGTGGTCTACACCGGCAGCAACGACGCGTTCCGCGCCGATGAGGCGGTCAAGGATCGCTATCTCGGCGTCGGCCTTGCGGCCTGA
- a CDS encoding M81 family metallopeptidase, whose translation MKILIARLNHETNTFSPVPTPLASFEPSYGEAAYRVAKGTRTAAAAFIDLAEAAGAEIVVPVIAAANPSGRVAADAYTHLCDTIVAAAAGCDAVMLDLHGAMVAENSDDGEGDLLRRLRGVLPHAPVAVALDLHGNITQALIDHADIAVSFKTYPHVDMYETGAHAGRLLLEMVAGRVRPVMAWRRPPLITHTLRSRTDEGAMQRAVALAREAERDGMLAVSVLAGFGLADIAAPCLSVIVVGDGDPAKADEIASRIAAQAWGERDGFSYDAEPLASSIARAAQLAERAGEGPVLLLDHGDNCMSGGTCDNMAVLHEALAQGLTGIAVGPVCDPEAVAALLDAGVGASITLPVGDKVPLPQLDVYPRPKLLTGKVAAVSDGEYVISGPTYTGQRIRMGRTVLLDIGAAQVIVTETPQEHWDAGIFTHIGIDPHRARFLLLKSRMYCRPVFVPMARAVVECDGEGVTSSRYERFPFRQVARPVYPLDDNTSWAS comes from the coding sequence ATGAAGATCCTGATTGCCCGTCTCAACCACGAGACCAATACCTTTTCGCCGGTGCCGACGCCGCTGGCGTCGTTCGAGCCTAGCTACGGCGAAGCCGCCTATCGCGTCGCCAAAGGCACCCGTACCGCTGCGGCGGCCTTTATCGACCTGGCCGAGGCCGCAGGCGCCGAGATCGTGGTGCCGGTGATTGCCGCGGCCAACCCGAGCGGCCGCGTTGCCGCCGACGCCTACACCCACCTATGCGACACCATCGTCGCGGCCGCAGCCGGCTGTGACGCCGTGATGCTCGACCTGCACGGCGCGATGGTGGCGGAGAACAGCGACGACGGCGAAGGGGACCTGCTGCGCCGCTTGCGCGGCGTGCTGCCGCATGCGCCGGTTGCGGTGGCCCTGGACCTGCACGGGAACATCACACAGGCGCTGATCGACCATGCGGACATCGCGGTCAGCTTCAAGACCTACCCGCACGTCGACATGTACGAAACCGGCGCGCATGCCGGCCGCCTGCTGCTGGAGATGGTCGCCGGGCGCGTGCGGCCGGTGATGGCATGGCGGCGTCCGCCGCTGATCACGCATACCCTGCGCAGCCGCACCGACGAAGGCGCGATGCAGCGCGCCGTCGCGCTGGCGCGCGAGGCGGAGCGGGACGGCATGCTGGCGGTATCCGTGCTGGCCGGCTTTGGCCTGGCCGATATCGCCGCCCCATGCCTGAGCGTGATCGTAGTCGGCGACGGCGACCCGGCAAAGGCCGACGAGATTGCCAGCCGGATCGCGGCGCAGGCGTGGGGCGAGCGCGATGGCTTTTCGTACGACGCGGAGCCGCTGGCCAGTTCCATCGCGCGTGCCGCGCAACTTGCCGAACGCGCTGGCGAAGGGCCGGTGCTGCTGCTCGATCACGGCGACAACTGCATGTCCGGCGGCACCTGCGACAACATGGCGGTGCTGCATGAAGCGCTGGCGCAGGGCCTGACCGGCATTGCGGTCGGGCCGGTCTGCGATCCGGAGGCAGTGGCGGCGCTGCTGGACGCGGGGGTCGGCGCCAGCATCACGCTGCCCGTGGGCGACAAGGTACCGTTGCCGCAGCTGGACGTCTATCCGCGACCGAAGCTGCTGACCGGCAAGGTGGCCGCCGTGAGCGATGGGGAGTACGTCATCAGCGGCCCCACGTACACCGGGCAGCGCATTCGCATGGGACGGACGGTGCTGCTCGATATCGGCGCGGCGCAGGTGATCGTGACCGAGACGCCGCAAGAGCACTGGGACGCGGGGATCTTCACCCACATCGGCATCGATCCGCACCGGGCGAGGTTCCTGCTGCTGAAATCGCGCATGTACTGCCGCCCGGTCTTCGTGCCGATGGCCAGGGCGGTGGTCGAGTGCGATGGGGAGGGCGTCACCAGTTCACGCTATGAGCGCTTCCCGTTCCGTCAGGTCGCGAGGCCGGTGTACCCGCTTGACGACAACACGTCCTGGGCAAGTTGA